The following coding sequences lie in one Patescibacteria group bacterium genomic window:
- a CDS encoding NAD(P)/FAD-dependent oxidoreductase — MRYDVAVIGGGPGGMMAAGRAGELGARVVLLEKNKRLGAKLLITGKGRCNITNQTDSEREMIEAFGKNGKFLYPALKKFGVADVIDFFAKQGVKTKVERGNRVFPTSDSSRDVLDALVDYLNKAKVEIRYNSAVKEIAVKDKRIEKVVLFGGRVIVADKYILATGGKSYSATGSTGDGYAWLAKMGHTITKLSPALVPIIVKEKIVKELEGLSLKNVEIGLYKNSKKIDSRFGEAIFTADGMSGPIIIDLSGAIGEYLPGQLKLAIDFKPALDYPTLDQRLQKDFAAAPNKMFKNYLDELLPQKLIPVIIKLSGIDPAKKVNSVTREERKRLLHLLKEFFLTIGGLAGFDQAIITSGGVALNEVDPRTMRSKIIDNLFLAGEILDLSGPTGGFNLQACWSTGYVAGEGVINT; from the coding sequence ATGCGTTATGATGTGGCGGTAATCGGCGGAGGCCCGGGAGGAATGATGGCGGCCGGCAGAGCGGGCGAATTGGGCGCCCGCGTGGTTTTGTTGGAAAAAAATAAGCGTTTGGGCGCGAAATTATTAATTACCGGCAAAGGCCGCTGCAATATTACCAACCAAACCGACTCGGAGCGGGAAATGATCGAGGCTTTTGGCAAGAATGGAAAATTTCTTTATCCGGCTCTGAAAAAATTCGGCGTAGCTGACGTCATTGATTTTTTTGCTAAACAAGGAGTCAAGACCAAAGTTGAGCGCGGCAATCGGGTTTTCCCAACGAGCGATAGTTCGCGCGATGTTTTGGACGCGCTGGTAGATTATTTAAACAAAGCAAAAGTGGAAATCAGATATAATTCGGCCGTTAAGGAAATTGCCGTTAAAGACAAGCGGATCGAAAAAGTCGTTTTGTTCGGCGGGCGTGTTATTGTCGCTGACAAATATATTTTGGCCACTGGCGGCAAATCTTATTCAGCCACCGGCTCGACCGGAGACGGTTATGCCTGGCTTGCCAAAATGGGCCACACGATCACGAAATTATCGCCGGCGCTCGTGCCGATAATCGTTAAAGAAAAAATCGTTAAAGAATTGGAAGGTTTGAGTTTAAAGAATGTAGAGATCGGTTTGTATAAAAACAGCAAAAAGATCGATTCCCGGTTCGGCGAAGCTATTTTTACGGCCGACGGGATGAGCGGCCCGATAATTATCGATCTGAGCGGAGCCATCGGCGAGTATTTGCCCGGACAGCTTAAATTGGCCATTGATTTTAAACCAGCCCTGGATTACCCAACGCTCGATCAGCGCTTGCAAAAAGATTTCGCTGCGGCGCCCAATAAAATGTTTAAAAATTATCTTGATGAGCTGCTGCCGCAAAAATTAATCCCAGTGATTATTAAACTTTCCGGCATTGATCCGGCCAAGAAAGTAAATTCGGTTACTCGCGAAGAGCGAAAAAGATTATTGCATCTTTTAAAAGAATTTTTTTTGACGATCGGGGGCTTGGCTGGTTTTGATCAGGCGATCATTACTTCGGGCGGAGTGGCGTTAAACGAAGTTGATCCCCGAACAATGCGTTCGAAAATTATCGATAATCTGTTTTTAGCCGGAGAAATTTTGGATCTCTCTGGCCCGACCGGCGGCTTCAATCTGCAGGCCTGCTGGAGCACGGGTTACGTCGCCGGCGAAGGCGTGATAAATACGTAG
- a CDS encoding histidine phosphatase family protein, with translation MSYLILIRHGQSRWNLSNKFTGWVDVPLSRLGVKEAVLNARELRQLKIDVAFTSELSRAQETLLIILSSQDRTGIFLHRGEKDGDHDRYATRLTGKEIPIYSTPILNERYYGRLQGMDKAQARKKYGEKKVLEWRRSFTGRPPGGDSLEDVYQQVIPYLHREITPWLAKKNNVIISAHGNTLRAIIKHLENISDGDIAHMEISNSRPIIYRFRKGKFRRAKGELSFKRKIYWRAPSRKRLKRGRYRF, from the coding sequence ATGAGCTATTTGATCTTGATCCGCCACGGCCAATCGCGCTGGAATTTATCCAACAAATTCACCGGCTGGGTAGACGTGCCCTTGAGCCGTTTGGGCGTCAAAGAAGCGGTTTTGAACGCCAGAGAATTGAGGCAGCTGAAAATCGACGTTGCTTTCACTTCCGAACTTTCTCGGGCGCAGGAAACGCTGCTGATTATTTTATCCAGCCAGGATCGGACCGGAATTTTTTTGCACCGAGGAGAAAAAGACGGCGACCACGATCGCTACGCTACCAGATTAACCGGCAAGGAAATCCCCATCTATTCGACGCCGATTCTGAATGAGCGGTATTATGGCCGCCTGCAAGGAATGGACAAAGCGCAAGCCAGAAAAAAATATGGCGAAAAAAAAGTTTTGGAATGGCGGCGCAGCTTTACCGGCCGGCCGCCGGGCGGCGACAGTCTGGAAGATGTTTATCAGCAAGTGATCCCCTATCTGCACCGGGAAATAACGCCTTGGCTCGCCAAGAAAAACAATGTCATCATCTCCGCTCATGGCAATACTCTGCGGGCGATCATCAAACATCTGGAAAATATTTCCGATGGCGATATCGCTCACATGGAAATATCCAATAGCCGGCCGATCATTTATCGCTTTCGTAAAGGAAAGTTCAGGCGCGCTAAAGGCGAATTATCTTTCAAACGCAAAATCTATTGGCGCGCGCCGAGCCGGAAACGGCTTAAGCGCGGCAGATATAGATTTTGA
- a CDS encoding pseudouridine synthase, whose amino-acid sequence MDNTQEGIEYPVIINKYLALKNISSRKEADRLLKAGKITVNGKPGEPGQMIKAGDKVEVDLGRKSLVYLAFNKPRGIITHSPQGEEKSIADILRFHLPVFPIGRLDKMSSGLIILTNDGRITDKLLNPDFAHEREYEVDVDRPLTPEFLHKMAQGVELDDGYLTKKCRAKKIRDKTFLIILTEGKKHQIRRMCEVLGQKVVDLHRLRIMNIGLNGLPAGKYRQIVGLELKEFLNVLGLN is encoded by the coding sequence ATGGATAACACTCAAGAAGGAATTGAATACCCCGTAATTATCAACAAATATCTGGCCTTGAAAAATATTTCCAGCCGCAAAGAAGCGGACCGGCTGCTTAAGGCTGGCAAAATCACGGTCAATGGCAAACCGGGGGAGCCGGGGCAGATGATTAAGGCCGGCGATAAAGTTGAAGTTGATCTGGGCCGGAAGAGTTTGGTTTATTTGGCTTTCAATAAACCGCGCGGGATTATCACCCATAGTCCGCAAGGGGAAGAAAAAAGTATTGCGGATATTTTGCGCTTTCATCTTCCGGTTTTCCCTATCGGCCGTTTGGATAAAATGTCATCCGGCTTGATAATTCTGACTAACGATGGGCGGATTACCGACAAATTATTAAATCCGGATTTTGCCCATGAACGGGAATATGAAGTTGACGTTGATCGTCCGCTCACCCCGGAATTTTTGCATAAAATGGCGCAAGGCGTCGAGCTTGATGACGGCTATCTTACTAAAAAATGCCGCGCCAAAAAGATCCGCGACAAGACTTTTTTGATAATTTTGACTGAAGGCAAAAAACATCAGATCCGCCGGATGTGCGAAGTTCTGGGACAAAAAGTCGTTGATCTGCATCGTTTAAGAATTATGAATATCGGTTTGAATGGCTTGCCGGCGGGAAAGTATCGGCAGATCGTTGGTCTGGAATTAAAAGAATTTCTTAATGTTTTGGGATTAAATTAA